The Halosimplex litoreum genome has a window encoding:
- a CDS encoding winged helix-turn-helix domain-containing protein, with product MDFDKLVHQPTRLQIFAYLYRHGETSFPDLKEALDVTEGNLASHIGKMEDADCVAVEKQFVDRKPQTTYELTDLGREKFEEHIGTLEALIDDLNE from the coding sequence ATGGATTTCGACAAGCTCGTCCACCAGCCGACGCGACTCCAGATCTTCGCCTACCTCTACCGCCACGGCGAGACGAGTTTCCCCGACCTGAAAGAGGCGCTCGACGTGACCGAGGGCAACCTCGCCAGCCACATCGGGAAGATGGAAGACGCCGACTGCGTCGCCGTCGAGAAGCAGTTCGTCGACCGTAAACCCCAGACCACCTACGAACTCACGGATCTGGGACGCGAGAAGTTCGAGGAGCACATCGGGACGCTCGAAGCGCTGATCGACGACCTGAACGAGTGA
- a CDS encoding ABC transporter permease subunit produces the protein MSTATVARTDFRSIRRSYAVVGVVVSFAVLAGLVFLGSSEVHPHPVRTTFGLSALVAWALPLLLAPLAYLAVAGDRARGTITYHLGLPNSRAAYVRGKYVTRAAVAAVTTALGVAVAFAVALATYEHAPDPARFLVLGALSTAFALAMVGVFLAVSASVASRSRAMVGVVGAYFLLSAFWVGPLPVLNLGTALDAVAALPGVGVSDSARALIGSLSPAGAYFNLLPELVWAGSPGEYAALEQFADRPDYLGYEPWVNVLVLAAWTVGAPLVGYLRFRSAELG, from the coding sequence GTGAGCACCGCGACGGTCGCCCGCACGGACTTCCGCAGCATCAGGCGCTCGTACGCCGTCGTCGGCGTCGTCGTTTCGTTCGCGGTCCTGGCGGGACTGGTCTTCCTCGGGTCGAGCGAAGTCCACCCCCATCCCGTGCGGACGACGTTCGGCCTCTCGGCGCTGGTGGCCTGGGCGCTCCCGCTCCTGCTCGCGCCGCTGGCTTACCTCGCCGTCGCCGGCGACCGCGCGCGCGGGACGATCACTTACCACCTCGGCCTGCCGAACTCGCGGGCGGCGTACGTCCGCGGGAAGTACGTCACCCGCGCGGCCGTCGCCGCGGTGACGACCGCCCTGGGCGTCGCCGTCGCCTTCGCCGTCGCGCTGGCGACCTACGAACACGCGCCCGACCCCGCCCGATTCCTGGTCCTCGGCGCGCTTTCGACGGCCTTCGCGCTCGCGATGGTCGGCGTCTTCCTCGCCGTCTCCGCCTCCGTGGCCTCCCGGTCGCGCGCGATGGTCGGCGTCGTCGGCGCGTACTTCCTGCTGTCGGCGTTCTGGGTCGGCCCACTGCCGGTCCTCAACCTCGGGACCGCGCTCGACGCCGTCGCCGCTCTCCCCGGCGTGGGCGTCTCCGATTCGGCGCGGGCCCTGATCGGCTCGCTCTCGCCCGCTGGCGCGTACTTCAACCTCCTTCCGGAACTCGTCTGGGCCGGTTCACCCGGCGAGTACGCGGCCCTCGAACAGTTCGCCGACCGACCCGACTACCTCGGCTACGAACCGTGGGTCAACGTCCTGGTTCTAGCCGCGTGGACCGTCGGCGCACCCCTGGTCGGCTACCTGCGCTTTCGCTCGGCGGAACTGGGATAG